One window of Nymphaea colorata isolate Beijing-Zhang1983 chromosome 1, ASM883128v2, whole genome shotgun sequence genomic DNA carries:
- the LOC116246445 gene encoding IQ domain-containing protein IQM3-like: MEIISPCHNLDFHPISSQNFQLPSDLSSPSSAPMNAEGRPMDAAALKVQKVYRSYRTRRQLADSAVVAEVLWWQAIDFARLNHSTISFFNYCKPEAPAAKWSRVSGNASKVGKGLSKDAKARKLAFQHWIEAVDPRHRYGHNLHYYYDEWCKNESGEPFFYWLDVGGGRNVDIKECRRASLKKQCVRYLGPRERELYEYSPRDGKIVHVKSGELLDTTIGQGHPRAKWIFVMCTNKKLYAGVKMKGEFHHSSFLAGGVTLAAGRLDAENGVLKKVSAYSGHYRPTNENLDIFLAFLRENGVSLDEVEVRSTSDDECNGHKPLYEEELTCQNAADQEACGNDTEDQSSDLKPPNKKVVERISDLTLTVERQTEQENIKGIYERTLSGGLRSPKPEVPPKAILQRINSKSKTQSYQLGDQLSLKWCSGVGPRIGCVADYPRELRFQALEFVNLSPRVSSPSASRSFPTSPLSTQPIPDFQFPVCDSGAA, encoded by the exons ATGGAGATTATATCGCCGTGTCATAACCTGGACTTCCATCCTATTTCCTCCCAAAACTTCCAGCTGCCTTCCGACCTCAGCAGCCCGTCATCCGCTCCAATGAATGCGGAAGGGAGGCCCATGGACGCTGCGGCATTGAAGGTCCAGAAGGTCTACAGGAGTTATCGGACCAGACGTCAGCTTGCTGACTCCGCTGTCGTCGCCGAAGTGCTATG GTGGCAGGCCATCGATTTCGCCCGCCTAAACCACAGCACGATCTCCTTCTTCAATTATTGCAAGCCGGAAGCCCCTGCTGCCAAATGGAGTCGAGTTAGCGGAAACGCATCGAAG GTTGGAAAAGGTCTATCCAAAGATGCCAAAGCTCGGAAATTGGCATTCCAGCATTGGATTGAGGCT GTTGATCCTCGTCATCGTTACGGACATAATTTGCATTACTATTATGATGAGTGGTGTAAAAATGAATCGGGTGAACCTTTCTTCTACTG GCTGGACGTAGGAGGAGGTAGAAATGTCGATATAAAAGAATGCAGAAGGGCATCACTCAAGAAACAATGTGTCAGATACCTGGGTCCT CGagagagggagctctatgaatATTCACCCAGGGATGGAAAAATCGTACATGTGAAAAGTGGAGAGCTTCTTGACACAACAATAGGTCAAGGTCACCCTCGTGCGAAATGGATCTTTGTCATGTGCACCAATAAGAAGCTCTATGCAGGCGTG AAAATGAAGGGGGAATTTCATCACTCCAGCTTTCTTGCTGGTGGTGTCACTCTAGCGGCAGGAAGGTTGGATGCAGAAAATGGTGTGCTCAAG AAAGTGTCGGCTTATAGCGGGCACTATCGTCCCACCAATGAGAATCTTGATATCTTCTTGGCATTTCTTAGAGAGAATGGTGTGAGCCTGGACGAAGTGGAG GTGCGCTCAACGAGCGATGACGAGTGCAATGGGCACAAACCATTGTATGAGGAGGAGCTCACCTGCCAAAATGCAGCTGATCAAGAGGCTTGCGGCAACGACACAGAAGACCAATCTTCTGATCTCAAACCTCCTAATAAGAAGGTGGTTGAGCGAATCTCAGATTTGACTTTAACTGTCGAAAGACAAACAGAGCAAGAAAATATCAAAGGCATCTACGAAAGGACTTTGTCAGGGGGCCTTCGGAGTCCCAAACCAGAGGTTCCTCCAAAGGCGATATTGCAGAGAATCAATTCCAAGAGCAAGACACAATCATATCAACTTGGGGACCAGCTATCTCTCAAATGGTGCAGCGGTGTCGGTCCAAGAATTGGATGTGTAGCGGATTATCCGAGGGAGTTGAGGTTCCAGGCTTTGGAGTTCGTGAACCTTTCCCCTCGTGTCTCAAGCCCATCTGCTTCACGATCTTTCCCTACTTCTCCACTTTCTACACAACCCATTCCGGATTTTCAGTTTCCAGTTTGTGACAGTGGTGCTGCATAA